The Strigops habroptila isolate Jane chromosome 13 unlocalized genomic scaffold, bStrHab1.2.pri S16, whole genome shotgun sequence genomic interval TCTCTGCTGGCAATGGGGGGCTTGAGGGTGTTTTGTCCTGCTTGGTGAGGACGGCTGCTGCTGTATGAATGCTGCCTTGCAGTCATCTCCTATGTTCCCTGCTTCCCTGCAAGGCCAGGGTGTCACCCGTGTTGGTCCCCTAGTGCCAGTTGTCAGGCTGTTTCCCCAGAGAAGCATACACTTGCCCTGTGGGGTGAGATGCCCAAAGACTTTACAGCAGGACATGGCAAATGGGGCCACATCGTTGTCTAATCAAGCACTGGGGGTTTGAAGCCAGTGTCTGAAGAACCTTGAGATCACTCAGCCAGGGCTGGGCTTGCTATAAAATGCATATCTGGGACATGAGCATCACTGTGGCTTTGCAGCAGGTCATagagcctggctctgcttgGCTCGAGGGGTGTCTCCTCCAGCACTCGCTGCTGTGCTGAGCCTCTAACCCACTTTGTGCTGCAGCGATGAAGATGAGGGCTCCTGGCTCCCAGCCCGTGGCACAGACTGTGTGGATGCTCATCCTCCCGAATCCAAAATTAGGAGCTTGTAAGTTTGCTGGGAAGCTGATGGGGAGGTTGGGATTCAATCGCTTCCCTGGGAAGACTCGTCTCCCCCACGCTGTTAtctgctctctctgcagcttcGGGCTGTGGTATCAGGGCAGCAGCAAAGATCCCCCCACATCCAGCAGCTCCGGAGCCTGGGAAGTCATTGACTCACTGGACACgcggctggagctggaggaaagcAGCGATCCAGCAGCCAGCTCCCCCGACACAGCCACGCCACCCCTCTGATCCCATGGGAATGGCCTCGCTGCAGCGCTTCCTGGCTTCCATTCTCCTGGCGGCAcaccagcactggctgcttCCCCATGCCATGGTGATGGTGAGGCCACAGTGTGGACAACCTACGGGGACACTTGGCCATGGGTTTCCAGCCTGGATCAGCACTTCCAGACATCTCTGCCCATCAGCCACCCTTTCACTGTGCCCATGGCTTAACCTATGGGGGTCTCCACttctctgtgcctgcagctcagcaccatgGGGGTCTGCACCCTCTTCCCATCCACTCGTGCCTCCTTCCACCAAACACCTCTCCCAGATCCTGCCCTGTGAGGGTATTTTGATGGGGTTCATCCCTGCAATGTGAAGGTGGAGTTGGGGTATCACCACACAGCTGGAAGGGGTTGCACACACTGCACCGGGTGTCCGGGTGCTCCTGGCTCTGGGAGCAGCCGGGATCAGCACCATCAGTGCCACTCCTGTACCATTTTGTACTGGGGCCTCTTCCTGCTGTTGCTGGGAACGGGAAGACAGGAACAATCCTCATGTTCACAGGGACGAGTCGGTCCCCTCGGGTCAGGTGCTTTAACTTTAGAACTGGAGTTGGAAATAAATCAGTCTTGTTTCTCCTCCGAGGTACCCGCTGCTTGGGAAGGGCTGGGATGATGCTGCTGGGATTCCATCCCTGTTTCCAGCGTATCCATCACTTTCCATGCAAAGGGTGACCCTTTCAATGGGTCAGCTCCAATGGGAACGGGGCTACACGGACGCAGTGCTGGGTATGGAGGAGTTAatggtgtgaggagcagcttccagcacgGGTTGTCCCCCCCTGGCTGAGCCGGTCTTGGGTAGGAAAAAGGTGTTTCCTGTGCATCTGCTGACACAAAGCTCCTGGGGCCACGGAGAGGTGGGACAGGAGCCAGGAGCGGTTCAAAGGGCAGCATGGGGAACGTCGTGTCCCCATGGAGGACATGGGGACCCCACTTAGCTCCTGCCAGGGGTCAGTCAGCAGCACATGGAGTGGTTCATGGTGgttggggcaggaggaggcagcagagacctcctgtggggtggggggacatTGGCTAAAGCAGCTTTGGGGGTGATGGAGGATGGCACAGGGGGAGCGGGACAACCGCAGGGGGGATGTTCATGCTGCACTAAGCCCCTGGACATccattcctgctgctggggtggcACCAATGGCCACGAATAGCCCGTGAGGCGGCATTCCCTGCCTCCCATCCCCTGACGTCGGGATCGCGGCGCCTCCTCCCGCGTTTCCTCAGGAAGAAACCCAAGGCTGGCGGGAGGAAGAGGCCGCAGCACAGGAGGGACagacgggacgggacgggacaGGCAGACGCCAGcaccagggagctgctgggattTGGGCCCTTGcgccctggtgggatggggatcGCGCGGCACATCCTCTGCCTCTATCTATGGCTGTGGGTGCAGAGCTCTGCGCAGGAGCTCGATCCTGATGGCAGGAACGTCTGCAGGTAGGTGCCATGGGGGtccctgcttctgcttctccatcTCATGGGGCCTCTCAGCAGCCCTAAGGGGTTGTTGTCCAACTGTCCTTCCATGGACAGAGATCTGCTGCTTGGTGCTGTATGGATGCAGAGATTGGAGTGATGTTGGGAAGCGTGGCTGTGGTACCCATGGATGTTTGTTGACCTTTTCCGGGGGTTATTTCTCATGTAGCCCCAACACAGAGGGCACCGGGGTGGGATTTGGGAGCATTGGCCAAACTTCCCATCAAGTGCCAATGGGAAACATAAGCGCAGCAAATCCCAAAGGGCTTTTGGAGCTGACAtcccctctgctttgctgctccctCTCCTGTTGGTCTCATCATCTATGGCAGCACCTTTCATTGCCTTTGCTTTGGtgcctttcttctctgttgctGGTGAAGCTTTGAGCTGCTCCCAGAGCATCAGGGACCCGATATGGGCTCCATAGTGGTAGATCCAGGCTGCCTGCCCCATCGCCTGCCCCATCGCCTGCCCCATTGCCTGCCCCAGCGCCCGCCCGGGCTGCAGCCTCTTGAATTTCCTTCTATTTTACTGGTTTCCTTCCGGAGCAAAGCccccggggccgcgccgccTCCCCCCTGCCAGACCCAGCTGGGGTGTTTGCTGTGCCTTAGCCGATGCTGTGAACCCACCCGGTACCCCCCATCCCTGCTGATGCCCCACTGTGGGTCTCTCCCACAGGCTCCCCACTGGCCCCGCATGCTGTCCCGGCTGGAAGCAGGAAGGGCGGGAATGTACAGCTGGTGAGTGATGGAGGGTGATGGAGCCCATAGTTGGGTGTTGGGGGGAAGCCTTACAGCTCTCTTTGAGTGGGGTGTTGTGCTGTGGGGACCCCAAATGCCCACTGAGTGAGCTGCTGATGGTGCTGTGGCTCAGATGGAGCAGGAAGCGGGATGATGGATTCCCTATGAATGCCCTGGTTGGGATGTGGTCCAGCAGTGGGGTGCAAGCGCAGGGGACCCCGTGATGCCGTGATATGATGCCTGTCCCATCACCAACAGCACTGTGCGAGGGGGAAGATGCCTGTGGCGCAGATGAGGTGTGTGTGAGACCTGGGCTTTGCCTCTGCAAACCCGGCTTCTTTGGAGCAGACTGCAGCTCCCGTGAGTAGCTCCCATGGGCTCATCCATCCCCTTTGCCATCCTTGGGGGGCTGCCAGGCTTCCCTATGACCCCCCATCATCCTCACCACCTCCTTCTCTTCACAGCCTGCCCTGAGCAGTACTGGGGCCCTGACTGCAAGCGGAGCTGCCCCTGTCACCCCAATGGGCGCTGCGATGCTGCGAGCGGGCGCTGTACCTGCGACCCCAACCATTGGGGTGACCTGTGCCAGTTCTCCTGCCAATGTGGCCCCCACGGGCACTGTGACCCCCTCACCGGCGCCTGCCGCTGCGAGCCGGGCTGGTGGGCACCCACCTGCAAGAAGCAATGTCAATGCAACCCCTCCAGCTCGCAGTGCGACCCGCTGAGCGGGCACTGCCGCTGCCTGCCCGgctggtggggcaggaggtgcagCTTCAAGTGCTCCTGCAACCTCTCGCCCTGCGCCCAGGAGACGGGCAAGTGCGAGTGCAAGGCTGGGTTCTGGGGCCCGGCGTGCCAGCGGCGCTGCGACTGCATCCAcggctcctgcagccctgtcagcgggcactgcagctgcagccccGGGTaccagggcaggagctgcagggatcCGTGTCCAGCGGGGAAGTATGGGTCGCAGTGTGTGCACAGGTGAGATGGGGGCATTGATGAGATGCAGGGGGTACCCAGGGGCCGCAATCAGACCTTGGGGGGGGAATATCATCATGATTGTGTCTGTCCCTTTGGCTGGGGACCATCTTGGGGGGGGTTGAGCATCCCTCGCTGGATGCAGCATCCCTGTTGccccaaaagaaacagaatcccagattggtttgggttgaagggacctcaaagctcctccagttccaaccccctgccacgggcagggacaccttccactagagcaggttgctccaagcccctgtgtccaacctggccttgaacactgccagggatggggcagccacagcttctctgggcaccctgtgccagcgcctcagcaccctcacagggaagagcttctgcctaagagctcatctcagtctcccctctgtcactttaaagccattccccttatcccgtccctacaggcccttgtccaaagcccctctccaggtttcttccatctttaagtactggaaggctgttaaTGCCAGCAGAAAGCATTGGTGTTATCCTAAAAGCTGGCTGTCCTTGTTCCCACTCCCCAGGGTGATaaagcagcatctccctgcttCCCTCTTGCCACTATTGGGTGTTAAGCACTGCAGCGTGTTCCCCCACAGTCCAAACTGATGCTCAGTGCTGTTTTGGGGTGCAACCTGCATTTGGGGGGGTCCGTGGTGCACGTCAGTATCTCACTGCCCCTGTGCCCGCGCAGCTGCGGGCGCTGCAAGCTCGGCCAGCCCTGCTCGCCCGTGGACGGGTTCTGCCTGGCCTGCCAGCCCGGCTGGAACGGGACGCTGTGCCAGCACCGCTGCGCGCCCGGCTCCCACGGCGAccgctgcctcctgccctgtcCCCGCTGCCGGCAGGGGGATGCCTGCGACCCGGAGACCGGGGCCTGCCCGCGCTGCGAGCCCGGCTGGACCGGACCCAGGTACGGCCGGGACCGAGTTATAGCATCAGATCCCGTGCTGTGGGATGCAGCGAGCTGATGCTTCGCTCTTTGTCTTGGCAGCTGCAACATCTCCTGCCCCGCGGGCACCTTCGGCGATGGATGCCAGCTCCTGTGCCCCGAGTGTGTCATGGGGAGCTGTGACCCTGTGTCTGGAGCTTGTATTTGCCAGGCTGGCTACTGGGGAGCCAGGTAATGccgggagcagggcagggatgggtcccccctcctcttcccaagGTATTTCCCTCCTTTACTCTTTCTTCCAGCTGCAATGACACCTGCATGGAGGGGTATTATGGAGTGAACTGTTCCTCTTCCTGCCAGTGCTCTCGGGGGACCTGCCACCCTGTGCGGGGCGACTGTGTGCTGAGTAAGGGCAACCTCATAGTTACTCCTTGGTGCTGTCACATCCCCGCTGGGGATGATGTTGGGGTCCCATCTTATGCCTCCTCGCCCCACTATGAGTTTACTCTTTGGGGTTGACAGCCTCAGGATGTGCTGGACTCAACCCATCTTCTCCACACAGGTTTGAAGGACCACGGGGCTCTTGCAGCCGCCATCCTCGtccccctcctgctgctgctgctctgcatcgcctgctgctgctgcggagCTGGTCCAGCAGATGCCAGGGACAGgtattgctttctgttttccaatcTTCGATGCAAAACCCCATCTCCCATGTCCCTTGATGTCCACATCCCCTGTGCAGGGCAGCCGTGGCGGATGACGACGTGGTGGCCAGGATGAAGCACCATGTGAGGGGGGTGCTGGCGAACCTCAGTGCTATGATGCCCTGCTTTAACCTGGGTGGCTCCAAACTCCCTAAAGTCACAGGTAAAAAGAAGCAGAGCTCTCACCCCACATCGTCACCATTTGGGGGTGCCTGAGCTCAGTTTGGGTGTCTTCTCCCCTCCAGTTTCCCACCACGACACAGAAATCCCCTTCAACCCCAGCTTCATCGAGCCACCATCAGCTGCGTGGGTTTCAGacagctccttctcctcctttgaCACTGACAACGAGGGACCCGAGTACTCCGTCCCTCCCAGAGAAGGTGACCTGCTCCTCCTCTATGGCTGCCCAGGGTCAATCCTGCTCCACTATCACCCTTGGGTGCCCCAGGAACGGGTGCTGGGCACGGGCAGTGGTTGTTTTCATGcccttgtttttcctgtctgGAAGGACACCCCATGCTTGGCCTCGTGTGGTGGGATGTGCCCTGCGTGGGCAGCCCCGTTTCACAACCTCTTCCCGGGAAAACACCCCCAGGGACAACCCTGTTGCATCAGCCTCTCTCCTGCTTGTCCGGAGTGTGTCCCTGGGCAGGGGTAGCTCTGTCCACCCTAACTCATCCCCTTCTCCCGCAGGCATCCCGCTGCTGGggggggctgagctgcaggagggggTGTCCCCCATGGGTGAGGCGCTCCCAGATCCATCCGCCTTTGACTCCGAGGATGTCTCGCAGCCCTTCGCCATCCCTCGCACCTCCAGCATCGCCAAGGCCAAGCGTCCCTCCGTGTCCTTTGCCGAGGGGACCAAATTCGGGATTATGGAGACCCCCAGCCCCGGGAGGAAGCCCAAGACCCCGTGGGGCCCATCCAAGCTGTCCCAGCCACCGGGGGACAAGGAATCTGAGCCCTCCACTGAGCGACCAGCCAGTGATTGCTATGAGAGCCCTGATCCCATCAGCAAAGGGGAGGAAAGCCACCGGCCATCACCAAGGGCCACCCCGGGGGGACGCCGGCGCGTGGTGTCCAGCACCAGGCACGTGGCACAAAGAGTGGAGGCACTTGAAGCAGCTGCGAGATCAGGCAGTTGGGAGGCAAAGGGGAAGGATCCCAATGTCACCACCATCTATATGATGGTGGGAACAGCTGGGCAGGACCCCAAGGCAGAGGGAGGTGGTGAAGGACCGGTCCAGGCGGTGCTGAAGCGGTTGGGCAGCTTGCAGAGGGGTAAGTGGGCTGCGAAGGAGGAGCCCAAGGTGAGGAAGAGCATTGAGGTCATCCAGAAACCGCCCCGACGGGCCCTGGGGCAGCACAGAGACTCGGTGAATAGCTGTAAGCAGAGGGAGAGCATCCCCG includes:
- the SCARF1 gene encoding scavenger receptor class F member 1 — encoded protein: MGIARHILCLYLWLWVQSSAQELDPDGRNVCRLPTGPACCPGWKQEGRECTAALCEGEDACGADEVCVRPGLCLCKPGFFGADCSSPCPEQYWGPDCKRSCPCHPNGRCDAASGRCTCDPNHWGDLCQFSCQCGPHGHCDPLTGACRCEPGWWAPTCKKQCQCNPSSSQCDPLSGHCRCLPGWWGRRCSFKCSCNLSPCAQETGKCECKAGFWGPACQRRCDCIHGSCSPVSGHCSCSPGYQGRSCRDPCPAGKYGSQCVHSCGRCKLGQPCSPVDGFCLACQPGWNGTLCQHRCAPGSHGDRCLLPCPRCRQGDACDPETGACPRCEPGWTGPSCNISCPAGTFGDGCQLLCPECVMGSCDPVSGACICQAGYWGASCNDTCMEGYYGVNCSSSCQCSRGTCHPVRGDCVLSLKDHGALAAAILVPLLLLLLCIACCCCGAGPADARDRAAVADDDVVARMKHHVRGVLANLSAMMPCFNLGGSKLPKVTVSHHDTEIPFNPSFIEPPSAAWVSDSSFSSFDTDNEGPEYSVPPREGIPLLGGAELQEGVSPMGEALPDPSAFDSEDVSQPFAIPRTSSIAKAKRPSVSFAEGTKFGIMETPSPGRKPKTPWGPSKLSQPPGDKESEPSTERPASDCYESPDPISKGEESHRPSPRATPGGRRRVVSSTRHVAQRVEALEAAARSGSWEAKGKDPNVTTIYMMVGTAGQDPKAEGGGEGPVQAVLKRLGSLQRGKWAAKEEPKVRKSIEVIQKPPRRALGQHRDSVNSCKQRESIPGALAEPNPGKQQHLPGKRQSFLLASPSPKGTGVQDGVSDAVGATERGKSPELVLSLKAKGPAASEEEPKYENVMSSSTDSPPSTTEEPPATPAAT